In the genome of Rhopalosiphum padi isolate XX-2018 chromosome 1, ASM2088224v1, whole genome shotgun sequence, the window aatacaaaaaaatgtgcTTGAGTATAGAGAATATATAATAGACATatgtacacatacacacattatacCAACCTTTGGATATGGCGTTTTGTATGTCAGCCACCATGTAGTTAGGGTTGGAGAAACACATAGGCCCGTCGCCACTGTTAGGTGACTGGTGCACTGTCTCAATGCTGACATACCCAGAAGTGATTTCGCCCGGTTCTTCAGGCGTGCTGTACGGGTTGCCAAACCGGGCGGAAGCGGAACTGGTCATCGGATAGCTACGGCGGTTGAGCGTCTTGTTATTAAGCGTCGACGACCCGGACGACAGCGGCCCATTGGGATGAAAACGCATATGCACGGATCCAAAATCGTGATCAAATTCGACGCGCGGGCTCGGCGCCTCCTCGCCCTCAAGGTACACCAGTTTGGTGGCCTCGACAGGGGTTAGGGCCACGCCGAAATTTGGCACGGACATCGGATCTCGGGGCATCCTACACGGTGGGAACGATGACTTGTAGCCTGGCGGTGACGCGTTCGACACTACCGGCGATATCAACGATCGAGCGATAACGTTCGCTGACTGAGACTTGACCATGTTCTGCTGTTGTTGCTGCACATGTGAAGCATCGGCTGAAACCACGCTGTCCGTGCTACTCAGAACACTGTAAGTCTTGTTATGCGCAAGCCGGTACAGGTTGAGTTGCGACAATTTCGATATCTCTTTCAGGATGTTTACATTCGAACCACCCAAAGACGACGCCCGAGACTCGGATCTGCACTGATGATGAAACTGATGTAGGTGACCGCTGTGATCCCGGTCACCACTGCCGCTATGTTGTTGTCTGTCCGCGGACCGGCCACTTCTGGACCGCCGAACCACAATCGGCGACTGTACGCCGTTCTCGCGACTGCTCTTGGTCGCCGAGGTTGACGTCGTTTCCGACACCGTTAACGTTACTGCTTCGCAGATCGGCGGAGGCTGCGGATAGGTAGTGTGTACTTTCTCCCAAGTCTCGGTAGCTGTAAACATAATATctgttaataattgtttaatacaacTACTCTTTGGGGCGCAATTTGAAGGAAGAGGGGCCAGTTAGCATACAAAAGATTTTCATCCCACGGCCTGCTGAAAATTTGACTAATATAACCACGGGGAGAAGACTAATAGTcttaattattcaattgttaaaaaaagaaatcaaaaaattgatactttataatttacattaaaatattaaaaagaaagtctaaatatcaaaaatgcccaattatataaattataaatatataattctgttttatgatgttttttgttaacaaatgttattattttatttaaaaaataaattaggatattagtaattaaaaaaactcaaaGTATGCCTCTGACTACGCCTATTGcctatacctacctaaaatgtattataatgtaggtatattatacattttaggttaaaaataaagttttgttaattttttttgtatccaaatatattataatactatagtatatggcgtaaacataacatattatttatgattaaacacTGAAAAATTCTGTTtacatatttgacattttttgcacatattaaatgttgttatattaaacatcaatttttaatgaaataaacataaaaatatgttttaaactgttttaattgTTTCACATTCATTATACCCACAGATTTTTAATACTACAATGTAcaagacattttataaattattaccaaaatAAAACTTCCACAAATCATTACTAAACTGTCCTCCTTTTTTTCCGCCAAAAATAATCATAGAACCCATCACTTTAGAAGCACTGTGGCCATGCAATAAACCTGGATTTACTTTGGTCTTCAAGACACTCCATTTTTTCTTCACTAAAACAGAAAGTTTTTATACAGTACTtatccacatttttttttaaatacatttaattttgtttgtgttaatttatagttgttaaaatatgtaatgttttaatattatatgatttataattgatattattattatcaacaacaagacaaaagaataatataataaattcataagtaacttatttaaattaaccaacaatttaattttaatattatataagtaccaaCCAAAATCAAATTTCCACAAATCTGATCTTTCATGTAAATCGGTCATTCCGCCATATACCCACATTATATCGTCATGTATGATTGCTGAATGTTTGTGTCTCGCTGGTGGAAGTACTCTTCCTTGAGAAAGTAAATGCCATGACTcagtatctaaaataaaaagagattcaaatgatttttgttattttctgaagtaagaaaaattaattttgacgtattaaaaatgtatctacaatatatacgtatttttaatgatagaaAATATTCTATAGGTATCAATTTcaaaactatgaaaaatatatattaataaatatattaaatatattgataaattcaaaattcagaaaatatttataacttatatattttaaagttaccgAAGTGGAAAGCCCACATTTCATTTGTGGATCCTTTTAAGTCTCTATATCCTCCATAAATAATCATTGAATTTCTGTATACTAATGCAGTATGACCTCTTCTACCTTTTGGTACATTTGAACCGGATTTTCCTTTAActtttttccataaattatcCTAGAACATTAAAAGAAACTATTTTCATCaacatgtttaaattatatattttatttacattacatatatatactattgtttGTAAAACCCATTAACTACTAACGTTACAGAGTGTtggttaatacataatatttgctGCGGTTTAATGTTCTGAAAGAGTCGATGTAAATACCGACGTTTCCCTCGTCCACATTATAACGCCAAccagtattataataacgttcCCCTCAATGGCCATGCAGCAGTTGCTTCGACATTACGAGGGtgcgtttattaataaataccattTCATTTTATAGCGCTCAAAATATAAGCACCTCAgaatacaaaattgtaatttgtacatAGGTATGTACACAAATTCAAAGCAGCacgtttataaaattgataaattaaaattaaatgaacccAAACTCAACAGATGTTtagttatcataaatattataaaaaaacaaacaacattttacatattttcatttatctcaatgtttttttttttttttaatgcaaataagTAAATGAGTGATAAAATGGTGTTGAGAAAtagttattacatttacaaattacaacatGAACTAGTACAACTCAAATTGTTTTACTGCTTTTGTTTTCTTGTCAGATTTTCAtagaacattaaataaataatataatttaaaaaacaactacAAAAACTTTTGtacattactaattattatttaattactttaaaagtaTATAGCTAAAGAGTTTTAgaattctaattaaattaaatattaattatttaattatttaaaaccagaagtagttattatttgtatattatattatattatgtttttatttaatgaataatttttactaattaatataaataaataaattctgtaaaactaaatatcttttataatttagaccacttatcaatttaaattattgttaatatgatatatttataaattacctactgatatatattgtataaaaatacatatttaaaaaagtacttAATGCATCAAAAGCCTTGGTAATCATTATTTGGTTAATATATAGatagttcaaaataatatattcatttaaatagattatacgtttttaattaattattagttctgttaatttttaacagttttCGATTTCACAAAAATAACCAGACAAAATGTTTACTTACTAAAtcaatatgtgtttatataatattgataattttgtacTGTTTTCTCATAATACTAATGTATTTTACAAATCATATTGTTACAATCCTATTGAACAaggattatcataatattatctataaattgtaattcagGCGATAAAGAAGGGTAACCTAATCCCGAAGCAATAATGTAGAGTTATCCCGATACAAGGAGAATACTGATTTTAACGGATTTTAAAAGTATGACAAACAAACTCCACTACCCCATCGATTCAACTTTGTAAAACCTAGTGTAATACCGATATTTGTTGGCGTCGAAGGAGAAGATATAATTCTCGATTCGTTAGTTATGGCCTACAGGGGCGCACACGCCACTTGCAGCTGCCACAACGCGCAATCCatcaaaaacaaatgaaaaaagtaGATAAATAAGAAAACAACAGTGTACGTGCTTCGAAGTCCGAATAACCGCCCACCGCAATTGTAAGAAATTGGATTATCTCGATTGCGCGTCTTGGCACTTTTCACAGCAAATGATCAACTTTTTTCCCATATATACGCTACTGCAGTGTGACTACGGTTTACACGAGATTTTGATACGAAGCCAAAGTAGGCGCGATGGTCGTGAGCTTTTATCggatgtaggtaggtactatatgtACACACAAGTCGAATAAAACAGTCACCCCTCGCAAATATATATAGTGCTATACATATCGCATCCCTTTGGGGATAAAAATGAATTGTGCCACCCGTCTTTTCTGTCTCTCTCCAAATGAATCACCCTTCTACAGGAAGGTGTAGATACATGGGAGCTGGGAACCCTCGTCTTTCACCCGCAGCGTCAAATTAAAAGAACTGTCGGTAGACTAGCGTGACACTCGTGGTTTTTGCTAGCAAAACACGGAACATTGCACTGCGCTTAGGTGCAATTAACGAGTTCCCGGGTGCGTTATAATTTCCAGACAGATGTGGaggtgaaaaatgaaaaaattttcaagtagtataaatattaaatatacgtacataaaacggagagatatattatattatgtggaaaAACAGATTATAGACTTTTAACACAAAAACGCATTTGATATCAAAATCTTATTATaaactgaaataatttataaaaacattctaaataatatattatatataattatatacaatttaatttagtaagATGTGTTTACTATCTATCCAATAGTTAAGTTATTACATAATgtcgaattatttttattgaataaaatcatcttttacattaatttaatacacaattacttttaaatgtattttttaattactctgttttatttttatacctacatttttaaccACTTCAACTACACCAATggctattatagttatattatattttaatacttgattggataaattacaatactaatatgatttttagtaaaaaatacagtgaaaaatttatattcaatttagtttaaatataacatacctacttaaattgtattatacttaaaaattgattttaaaagttaataattaaattattttggttaggatttattattaatttatttatttgttgcaAGTtgcaagaatataattttagtaaaaaatcccgtttgataaaatatacattttatatatatagccatttaggtacctacttgtgcatggtatttaaaattttgcgttaaaaatagaaatttgtattttaataatttaaaaatttaataaccgAATATTGTTTTAGTTCCAAATACCCATTTCAAGTAAAATttgtttctatatatttttatatttaaattatatacattatgtataatcaAGAACatcttataacttatttttaatatatgattatgaTAATGCATGTAGCTCATCGACTAAAGTGCATTAATAAATAGACAATATACCAACTAATATCAACCATgagtaatataagtaaaaaaaatacagtatagAGGACcaacatttttagaaacaatttaaaacttaaataaataaaatttaatatttttgttgtgttGTATTCTTTTAAGGTCAAAgttcaaaacattcaaaaatgtctatgaaaaatatacccggaataattttataaatattttagtatatctaAGACAATACCCTAAATCAAAGTTGAAATTCATGCTTTCATGACTATGTAAGTAGTGTTGGGTATTACTACGCGCTATATACTCTATTCAACAAAACGTCTAGGCTTAGTGGAAGGATTCGGTGTACTGAAACtgtcatatataaataaataatatccctTCAAGATGATTCCAATTGTTAGAATTTCTTATTTCTTGtggcttttattttaaaaatttcacacCAACAGATAAATAATGCAGTAtgatgtattgttttattttactaacaattttccatatttttaaataataaaataagtaagttataacactaataacaaCTTCGAGAAAACTTGTTATGAGTtcttcataaacattaaatcTAAATTCATTATacgtttgtttaataaaatcaaataggcaaaagtatatattgtacattgtatACAAAGCACGGtagattataataggtaaattaggTACGCGATATGCAAACTGGCTGAATGCATTACCATGAATTTTTTTACAGGCGTTAGCGGATTTTGTATCCAATTTATACGcttgacctttttttttaaataataaataaagtacagAATTTTTACAGAGGTGGGATCCTGTTTATTATTTCTATCCTTCAAGGTAAGAAAATCGACGTAGTAGGTATTCAAAGGTAttgtggttttattattataaacttgtttaaatgtataaatgcaaacatatacctattttcaaacatataaaGTATTCAGTTAGTGCATAAAACACAATAggaaattcatatttataaattaaacacatttaaacattcaaatcattcaataaaattaaactcaaaataatacaataaattaattagtttactGGTTttcaataagataaaatatattttgtatataagatattgtatttaaaaaaaatgacaccATTCATAAGTACCTAATTACAATAAGATttctttcataaaaatgaatacgtttattattaatttctaattatatacagtatacacgttactataaaaaaaatattacaggaCACTGTAATGCACTAATGCTAAATGTTGAGTTGTATGTTTACTGTATACAGTATAtcaattagttaattataaagaatactacagtttaatattacctatctatttaaggacaaattacttattactatttacattaatagattttaataaataactaatgttttatgtattttaaatcgtCTCTGCTATCGAAAATAATTCCGATCTACTACTCGTAATACAAAACGCAGTTTTATAGCATGATTTTGGAACTAAAGTTTAACGTTCGACAGCTTTATGTTAAGTATCATGACCAAAAGTCATAAAAACAACTACCAATATCCATTCTATAATCTATGTATCCAATATAAACTCCACTTTTAAAACCCTTAAAAAGAgtaaatatagtacctaccaagtatttcaaaagtataaataaaaagtttcgaTTTTTAGCTAATTGTGTTTTTTtctaagttatattaaataaatatttaaggttTAACCATTGCAACTACgacatgaaattaaattataaacatcagTACTAATACTGTCtaagattatataaaaatggaaataattatCAGGAATTTTAAATGACGGCTGAAGTCCAaaatcttaaactattgttactTGCAGAGTGCTATCATAAAAGCAAATCGATTATATTTAGTTCTACCAGAAAAAACTTTACTTACATTTTCCCCCAATAAACTGTCGTcaagtacaatttttattgctTTAGGCCCTTTGGCTAAAGGAAGGAAGTGAAAAAAGTCAACTTTGGATGAATAAAGAGGGCGAAATGGtagaaatatataactaaaattaaataatgtcctACAGCAGTGCAGCTATAGAATGAGCTTTTATGATGGATTTTGATCgagaaatatatacaaattattgtcaCAATTGCAtcacattttatgaaaaaaaagcaTACCTTCTCATAAAGACATAAACTAACCATAATAAAGATTACTaaagtatttcataattttcatcCATTActcatttacaaaataaaattaattaacatcttATATGaaagcaaataatattaaaaataattttatggttGAATACGaacctatttatataaaatattaataaaaaacgacAAAAATCCTAAAATATCGTGCTTCTGACGTtttctatacaataatacataagtaaATATTTGTCACTAAGattaactattataagttatagctaACAACTTAGTTTGATAATCTTAACCGCGGCTTAAAATAGctgtatattagatatatattttaatttgtaattattattatactaatggGAACATCTTTatgatactttataatatataataatattattattttatatatgtgtctgtacattgaataatatactattcataataacatttaataccaATAGTTGCTGCATAACTGCTATAGTATAGTAAgagtatttatacataaatatataatctttaaaatattattaagcgatataatatgcgtaataaaaatgacatattttcattttaacagataaagtaaattatcttataaattcattatccgcaacaaatttatgtat includes:
- the LOC132922995 gene encoding uncharacterized protein LOC132922995; protein product: MWTPVSFTSDNSVPPSRSKHSAAVHGNHIYVVGGRNGNWPLKDIWRYALSNNTWEQLHPTGDTLQNLQEHTAVVYQDKVYVFGGEVGFSSASESPLWSYSIKDNLWKKVKGKSGSNVPKGRRGHTALVYRNSMIIYGGYRDLKGSTNEMWAFHFDTESWHLLSQGRVLPPARHKHSAIIHDDIMWVYGGMTDLHERSDLWKFDFVKKKWSVLKTKVNPGLLHGHSASKVMGSMIIFGGKKGGQFSNDLWKFYFATETWEKVHTTYPQPPPICEAVTLTVSETTSTSATKSSRENGVQSPIVVRRSRSGRSADRQQHSGSGDRDHSGHLHQFHHQCRSESRASSLGGSNVNILKEISKLSQLNLYRLAHNKTYSVLSSTDSVVSADASHVQQQQQNMVKSQSANVIARSLISPVVSNASPPGYKSSFPPCRMPRDPMSVPNFGVALTPVEATKLVYLEGEEAPSPRVEFDHDFGSVHMRFHPNGPLSSGSSTLNNKTLNRRSYPMTSSASARFGNPYSTPEEPGEITSGYVSIETVHQSPNSGDGPMCFSNPNYMVADIQNAISKGDYVKLNSPPDSLLEDSDNAFEMRDMNRPAPPKTLALNSSTAFNSSSDVRSSTKAARAASAGRASAIGRGSGGTVVENHQVKEYAVYLLGGTERDGSVTVFKKPMAVWKLSMFFRNVQ